The stretch of DNA TCTTCGCCACCTTCCTGCTACTCGGATCGGTGAGCACCGTCAGCCACGCACAACAATGGAACGGCCCGCAAAATCCAACGGGGGTCATCTCGCGGCCGGGAAGCGTGGCGCTCGGCTTCGAACCCGTGGCGGGCGCAGGCAAGAGACCGCTTCTGGAAATCCAGCGTCCCCTGTCCGGCGATGAGGAAATTCTACTGAGCCTCCGCTCGACCTTCAGAGATGCAACCGCCACGGTCCTCCAGGCCGATACCAAGCGGGTGTATCTGGGCGGCGCCGCCAGCAGATCCGATCTGGTTCCGGACGGGGTCTACGACCTCGCCGTCGGGCGTGGCATGGCCGTCGGCGTGAACAATCTTACCGAACGCCTTCCCACCGATTACAAACTCGTGGTGGGCGGGAAGATCCTGGCTGAAGAAGTGCGAATCAAGCAGATCAAAGACTGGGCGGATTTTGTATTTCAACCCGACTATCAGCTGAAGCCTCTGCCGGAAGTGGAGGGCTTCATCAAGACCCATCGTCATCTGCCGGACATGCCCAGCGCCGTGGAAGCGGAGCAGCAGGGCATCGGTCTAGGCGATATGCAAGCCAAGCTGTTGCGAAAGGTCGAGGAGCTGACCCTGCATCTCATTGAACAGCACAAGACCATTGAGTCGCTGCAACAGCAACTCGCGCGAGTGGAGCAGCATCGCGACCTTTCGCAGACTCGCAAGGATCGACACTGAAGGCTCACCGCCGCCATGGAGAGAACCGCTATGCATCGATCATATTTCAGATTCATCAGCATTCTCGTGACTTCGCTCGGGGTTGCGGCAGGAGTCGAAGCGACGGAACTGACGTTGAAGCAGACCGTGGCCGCAGGCGCCGAGGCTTTTTACGACCATCACGAGGGAATTGTACTTGCCGATGGGTTCTGGGCACAGGCCGGATCGGACGTGACTGCGACGATCCATCAAGCCACCGGATACTACATCGATAAGACCCCGCTCGACGCGAAGGACAAGCAATACACTTCCACTGACGGTCGCGCGTTCATCGTCGCCGGATGTGTGCCAAAGAACCTTCCTATTTTTTCAAGCCCGGCAGGGTCGGTTTGGGTGGCGTGTAACGATCTGGATTATGCGAAGGATAAAGTCGTGGAGAGCAGATTCATTTCGTGCCTCGACCTGTTCAGAAACGGGATGGTCTCGGGAGCGTCGATCAAGGAAATCAACAACCGCACATGGGAATCGTTCCGCTTTTCCTGCAAAGATCTGGGAGCCGACGGGAAACTGACATCCTCGGCTCGGAAGGCCGATTTTCTTTTCGATTACGAACGTGAAGGCACTCTTCACGAGGTCAGCGGATCGGAGATAGAACTCTTCTACGGAATCAAGGAGTACGAGAACTCTCCGAACACAAGGGAGGCGCTCTCCGGGTTTACCTTCCTGCACGGCCCTGCCGGGCTCATCGAGAGCGGCGAACGGTCTGATCCACCCAATTCCAGCACGAACTACTTTCGAGAGACCGGCATCATTCCCAGCTATCCACCGGGGATCCCACTCGTCAACATGCTCACCTACGATTGGATGTGCCCACCCACCATGGTGCTGACCGGCATGGCCATCGGACACAATCCGGACAAGAAAGGGAACGACACGCGGCCGATCTATATTCTGGGCGAGTGTCGGAAACTCTTGCACAACCCTTAAGGCGATAGGGGTTCACGTGACGACTTCGAGGCCACCTGCCGCATCGTCACCATCAGACCGGAGGGTACCTTCTAAGATCGCTCGCTCCGCATGGCGTCGGCCACCCGGCACACATCATACGGAGCGGGATCTTGACCTGAAGACCCGCACACTTCAAATCCGAAAGGCAGGATGGACGAGGCATCACGCATATCGATTAATCAAACAATCTACGAAATGCTGTCTGAATCTGCGCCAGCCCTCCCCGCAGGTCGAGTTCAAACGTATCGGCCTTGGCTCGTACCATCTGACGCTGTACCCGGAGATCATCTCGATAGGCACGTAATTTCTGCAACAGCTCTTCCTTGGTGGCCTCGACCATCGTGAGCTGCTGTTTCCCCTCAGCCCAAAAACGGTATGTGAGGGCGTTGAACTCCGCCTCAAGGTTATTCGACCGTTTCACAAGCTCGTCCCACAGCCGTCCCGAGTCGAATGCCATGCCCGTCAATTTCTGGTCGGCGATGGTTTCAAACTCGTTCAGCGCTTTGAAAATCTGCTTCCGCTGTTCCTCAAATGCATCACGCGCATCTGCCTTGCCCAAGGCCAACTGCACCAGCAGATGGTCCAGCGTGGCTTGCACATCGGCCTTCACATGCTCGGCGAGCTCCTTCGACTCACGAAGGTCGGCTTGCACCGATGTGACCACCTCACGCAACTGCTGTTTACCCTGCTCCAACCGCTGTACCGCCTGATCCTTGCCCTGCGTAAGTTGCGCCTCCAGCGCCAGCGCCTGCTGTTCCAACGCATCAAGTTTGCTCTCGATCGATGCTCTCAGTGCTTTGATCCGCGACATGAGTCCTCCTCCTGCCCACCTGGACATACGCCCGCATATCGATAATCGATGGGGGCGCTTTCACTTCCCTCTATCGCCCAAGCCCCTCAGCTCATCCAACCAGCCTGCCCGCTGGTGCTCATTCATGCCTTCCACCTGACCGATCAGAGTCGCCCGCGTCGGCCTGATACCGCAGAATGCGAGAATGTTCCGTTCGAGACTCTTCAGGCTATGGGCCAGAAAGAACCATCGATAGACCAACGCCGGCATGCCCATGGTCACCACGATGCGCGCCGACTTGCCCGTAAAAAGCTTCTTCGCCATCGTCCCGTGCGCTGGATACTCGAAGGCCACGCCGGGACGAAAGACCTGCTCGAAAAACGCTTTGAGGAGCGCCGGCAT from Nitrospira sp. encodes:
- a CDS encoding NAD(P)H-dependent oxidoreductase — protein: MGKFITIIQGHPDTQARHFCHALADEYAKGCEDGGHEVRRIEVARLDFPWLRTKEEFEKGVPPDSIKRAQDTIRWADHLVIIYPLWLGSMPALLKAFFEQVFRPGVAFEYPAHGTMAKKLFTGKSARIVVTMGMPALVYRWFFLAHSLKSLERNILAFCGIRPTRATLIGQVEGMNEHQRAGWLDELRGLGDRGK